Proteins from one Arcobacter sp. F2176 genomic window:
- a CDS encoding phospholipase D-like domain-containing protein: MSKIFLVLFLLFSSSFASSKIYFLPKDAKISSEKIISLIDNSKSSIDISMYNLSYKKLINGLSKASKRGVIINLYLDKSKFKKSDKINKLIKNSGIKYKVLEKKNHLKLALFDKSTAVFGSANWTKESFQDNFEIIYMTDEHKDIKQIKEIFNSLEKNY; encoded by the coding sequence ATGAGTAAGATTTTTTTAGTTTTATTTCTTCTTTTTTCTTCTAGTTTTGCTAGTAGTAAAATTTATTTTTTGCCTAAAGATGCAAAGATATCAAGTGAAAAAATTATCTCATTAATAGATAATTCTAAGAGTTCGATAGATATCTCTATGTATAATTTGTCGTATAAAAAGCTTATAAATGGCTTAAGTAAAGCTTCAAAAAGAGGAGTTATTATAAACTTGTATCTAGATAAATCTAAATTTAAGAAAAGTGATAAAATCAATAAATTAATAAAAAATAGTGGTATTAAATACAAAGTATTAGAGAAAAAGAATCATTTAAAGCTGGCATTGTTTGATAAAAGTACAGCAGTTTTTGGAAGTGCAAACTGGACAAAAGAGTCTTTTCAAGATAATTTTGAGATTATTTATATGACAGATGAACATAAAGATATAAAACAAATAAAAGAGATATTTAATAGCTTGGAAAAAAATTATTAA
- a CDS encoding M48 family metallopeptidase has protein sequence MLGTFVIAYCFYFLFNIYTSFMQVGFVQNAKNLKPVILSDDKYKTAANYTIEKERVAILSTLYDFVIFFLWIKFGLGFLDSIITTQELWLKAIIFVDAFIIINWILGLPFDLYSTFKLNKKYGFSNMTAKLYIMDTLKTGVLFLVFGSIVIAAISFIIQSFPMWWIWGFIFIFAVIILINMLYPVIRDKMFDKFEPLKDKELEEKINNLLNEVGFKSSGVFSVDASKRDNRLNAYFGGLGSTKRVVLFDTLIEKLSHNELLAVLGHELGHFKNGDILKNIGIMGFIMFIFFTIFGNLGDEIFLGLNISNEPYAIITVFLMFSPIFSFFLMPLMSLISRHNEYAADEFGSNLQTKEDLVSALLKLANENKSFPLSHPIYIFFYYSHPPLVERFKELGYDVHSEAENALKDEFNLNV, from the coding sequence GTGTTAGGAACTTTTGTTATTGCTTATTGTTTTTATTTTTTATTTAATATTTATACTTCATTTATGCAAGTTGGATTTGTACAAAATGCAAAGAATCTGAAACCTGTAATACTTTCAGATGATAAATATAAAACAGCAGCAAACTATACTATTGAAAAAGAAAGAGTTGCAATTCTTTCTACTTTATATGACTTTGTCATCTTCTTTTTATGGATAAAATTTGGATTAGGATTTTTAGATTCAATCATCACTACTCAAGAACTTTGGTTGAAGGCCATTATTTTTGTAGATGCGTTTATTATCATAAATTGGATTTTAGGCTTGCCATTTGACTTATATTCAACATTTAAATTAAATAAAAAATATGGTTTTTCTAATATGACAGCAAAATTATATATTATGGATACGCTTAAAACAGGTGTTTTATTTTTAGTTTTTGGATCTATTGTTATTGCTGCGATTTCTTTTATAATCCAATCTTTTCCTATGTGGTGGATTTGGGGTTTTATTTTTATTTTTGCAGTAATTATTTTAATAAATATGCTTTATCCAGTGATTAGAGATAAGATGTTTGATAAATTTGAACCTTTGAAAGATAAAGAACTAGAAGAAAAAATCAATAACCTTCTAAATGAAGTAGGATTTAAAAGTTCTGGTGTATTTTCAGTTGATGCAAGTAAAAGAGACAATCGACTAAATGCTTATTTTGGAGGTTTGGGAAGTACTAAAAGGGTAGTTTTATTTGATACCTTGATTGAAAAACTTTCTCATAATGAATTATTGGCAGTTTTAGGTCACGAATTAGGACACTTTAAAAATGGTGATATTTTGAAAAATATTGGAATTATGGGCTTTATTATGTTTATATTTTTTACAATATTTGGAAATCTTGGAGATGAAATCTTTTTAGGGCTTAATATTTCAAATGAACCATATGCGATTATTACAGTATTCTTGATGTTTTCACCTATATTTTCGTTTTTCCTTATGCCTTTGATGTCTTTGATTTCTAGACATAATGAATATGCAGCTGATGAGTTTGGTTCAAATCTTCAAACAAAAGAGGATTTAGTAAGTGCTTTATTAAAACTTGCAAATGAGAATAAGTCATTTCCCTTATCTCATCCTATATATATTTTCTTTTATTATTCTCATCCACCATTGGTAGAGAGATTTAAAGAGTTGGGTTATGATGTACATTCAGAAGCTGAAAATGCATTGAAAGATGAATTTAATTTAAATGTCTAA
- a CDS encoding YbgC/FadM family acyl-CoA thioesterase, which translates to MKIRVYYEDTDCGGVVYHSNYLSFCERARSELFFQKGLTPHQESEFFVVKSLEANYISPAVFGDELFIKTKLIEKKAASLTLHQEIIRDEKVIFEMDVKVVYLKNKKPSKIPDEMFEVFKNE; encoded by the coding sequence TTGAAAATACGAGTATATTATGAAGATACGGATTGTGGTGGGGTTGTTTATCACTCAAATTATTTAAGCTTTTGTGAAAGAGCTAGAAGTGAGTTGTTTTTTCAAAAGGGATTAACTCCCCATCAAGAGAGTGAGTTTTTTGTAGTGAAATCACTTGAAGCAAACTATATAAGTCCAGCAGTTTTTGGAGATGAACTTTTTATTAAGACTAAACTTATTGAAAAAAAAGCTGCATCATTAACTTTACATCAAGAGATAATTAGAGATGAAAAAGTTATATTTGAAATGGATGTAAAAGTTGTCTATTTGAAAAATAAAAAGCCATCAAAAATACCAGATGAAATGTTTGAAGTATTTAAAAATGAGTAA
- a CDS encoding SO_0444 family Cu/Zn efflux transporter, which yields MDLILEFTTNFLKLLDAMSIYVIVGLFIAGILKQLIPDDFISSHLGKNSTMSVIKATIFGIPLPVCSCSVIPLAQGLKKEGASKGSIQSFLISTPITGVDSILATFSFFGIVFTIFRVVSSVVIAIIVGLIQNFFEKKEEAVDEKPKFQAFTPNSSFAVNPTFKAQETTKKEDSCCSGSSCCDSSSKTKEGFSIKKALAYGYGTLFSDMAKSLLIGLILGALFTTFIPQEYAKFLFDNQILTYFVILVFAIPLYTCATASLPIAAALMLQGMSAGAVFIFLTAGPATSAVTMSIVYKMLGRRSLIIYVSVIAILSLVFGFAFDFYFEHLELLSISSDMDETSLLKSLASLFMLILIVYHLYRIKFPKKGATCCS from the coding sequence ATGGACTTAATATTAGAATTTACAACAAATTTTTTAAAACTATTAGATGCAATGAGTATCTATGTAATAGTTGGACTTTTTATAGCAGGGATTTTAAAACAATTAATCCCTGATGATTTTATATCTTCTCATTTGGGTAAAAACTCAACCATGTCAGTTATAAAAGCAACAATTTTTGGAATACCATTACCTGTTTGTTCTTGTTCTGTTATTCCTTTGGCACAAGGATTAAAAAAAGAGGGTGCAAGTAAGGGCTCAATTCAGAGTTTCTTAATCTCAACTCCAATAACTGGTGTTGATTCTATATTAGCTACTTTTTCTTTTTTTGGTATTGTATTTACTATTTTTAGAGTTGTCTCTTCTGTAGTTATCGCCATAATTGTAGGACTTATACAAAACTTTTTTGAGAAAAAAGAGGAAGCGGTTGATGAGAAACCAAAATTTCAAGCTTTTACTCCAAACTCAAGTTTTGCAGTTAATCCTACCTTTAAAGCACAAGAAACTACTAAAAAAGAAGATTCTTGTTGTAGTGGTTCTAGTTGTTGTGATAGCTCATCAAAAACTAAAGAAGGTTTTTCTATAAAAAAGGCTTTGGCTTATGGTTATGGAACTCTTTTTTCTGATATGGCAAAATCCTTATTAATAGGACTTATTTTAGGGGCACTTTTTACAACATTTATTCCTCAAGAGTATGCAAAATTTCTGTTTGATAACCAAATATTAACTTATTTTGTTATTTTAGTTTTTGCTATTCCTTTATATACTTGTGCAACAGCATCTTTACCAATTGCAGCTGCACTTATGCTTCAAGGAATGAGTGCAGGGGCTGTGTTTATATTTTTAACAGCAGGACCTGCTACTAGTGCTGTTACTATGAGTATTGTATATAAAATGTTAGGTAGAAGATCATTGATAATTTATGTAAGTGTTATTGCTATATTATCATTAGTCTTTGGATTTGCCTTTGATTTTTATTTTGAACACTTGGAATTACTATCTATTTCTAGTGATATGGATGAGACAAGCCTTTTGAAATCTTTAGCTTCTTTATTTATGTTAATACTAATAGTCTATCATCTATATAGAATCAAGTTTCCTAAAAAAGGAGCAACATGTTGCTCATAG
- a CDS encoding cation:proton antiporter encodes MSNGHLLSSLLYLFTIVAILVTLSKRLGLGSILGLLIAGIIVGPFSPGPILTKEVGSVRNIAEFGVVLLLFVIGLEMQPKKLWSMRKEVFGLGSAQILFSGFFIFLYAVSYAKSWQVALLIAPTFALSSTAFVMQILQDKGITHTPEGQTSFSILLMQDLAVVPLLALVPIVAINQVSSSESIWIEVLIAIGSIVALTLFGKYVVPKLLDYLAKHQNKDAFFFFVITAVVFAAWAMEHSGLSMSLGAFIMGMILSNSKYHYQIRAYVEPYKGLLMAMFFVAVGMSIDLEAMVDKPLILLQHLVVIMSIKIVALFAFMVFMGYKKSTAISVSFLLAQSGEFGFVVFGAMKAVGGISDELFVASITIISISMLLTPLLVNLSEKLALKFDTSPIKIKSAYVPKTEWEGVIIAGYGEVGRLTATMLDYANIPFVAFDIDAKRVEIGEKEGRAVYYGELSDLDFITRIGLENAKAVILTIENHHTTVKIISHIRNEYPYLRILSRTKSMKTRDLLVKHGVSWAMPVSSEGALRLGAETLLGLGRTREDVIDILTYFRKNDYETIKELHEKDEKSK; translated from the coding sequence ATGTCAAATGGTCATTTATTAAGCTCTCTTCTATATCTTTTTACTATAGTTGCAATTTTAGTAACTCTATCCAAAAGACTAGGGCTTGGTAGTATTTTAGGTCTATTAATAGCTGGTATAATTGTTGGACCATTTTCTCCTGGACCAATTTTGACAAAAGAAGTAGGATCTGTTCGTAATATCGCAGAATTTGGTGTAGTACTTTTACTTTTTGTTATTGGATTAGAGATGCAACCTAAAAAACTTTGGAGTATGAGAAAAGAGGTTTTTGGATTAGGAAGCGCACAAATATTATTTTCAGGATTTTTCATATTTTTATATGCCGTATCTTATGCAAAATCTTGGCAAGTAGCTTTACTTATCGCTCCTACTTTTGCTCTTTCATCAACAGCCTTTGTAATGCAAATATTGCAAGATAAAGGGATAACTCATACCCCAGAGGGACAAACTAGCTTTTCTATTTTATTAATGCAAGATTTAGCAGTAGTTCCTCTTTTAGCCTTAGTTCCAATTGTAGCAATAAATCAAGTATCATCAAGTGAGTCAATTTGGATAGAAGTATTGATTGCGATTGGCTCAATTGTTGCTTTAACTTTATTTGGTAAATATGTTGTACCAAAATTATTAGATTATTTGGCAAAACATCAAAATAAAGATGCTTTTTTCTTTTTTGTGATAACAGCTGTAGTATTTGCAGCTTGGGCTATGGAACATTCTGGTCTTTCTATGTCACTTGGGGCATTTATTATGGGTATGATTTTATCAAATTCTAAATATCATTATCAAATCAGAGCATATGTAGAGCCTTATAAAGGGTTACTTATGGCTATGTTTTTTGTTGCTGTTGGTATGTCTATAGATTTAGAAGCTATGGTTGATAAACCTTTAATTTTACTACAACATTTAGTTGTTATTATGTCAATAAAGATTGTAGCACTTTTTGCTTTTATGGTTTTTATGGGATATAAAAAATCAACTGCGATATCAGTATCCTTTCTCTTAGCACAAAGTGGAGAGTTTGGCTTTGTAGTATTTGGTGCAATGAAAGCAGTTGGAGGTATAAGCGATGAACTTTTTGTAGCAAGTATTACAATTATCTCTATTAGTATGCTTTTAACTCCTCTTCTTGTAAATTTAAGTGAAAAACTTGCACTTAAATTTGATACATCTCCTATAAAAATAAAATCAGCATATGTGCCTAAAACAGAGTGGGAAGGTGTGATTATCGCAGGATATGGAGAAGTTGGAAGATTAACTGCTACTATGCTTGATTATGCAAATATACCTTTTGTAGCTTTTGATATAGATGCAAAAAGAGTTGAAATAGGTGAGAAAGAGGGAAGAGCTGTATATTATGGGGAGTTGAGTGATTTAGACTTTATTACAAGGATAGGCTTAGAAAATGCAAAAGCAGTTATTCTTACAATCGAAAATCACCATACAACAGTAAAAATTATTTCGCATATTAGAAATGAATATCCATATTTACGTATACTTTCAAGAACAAAAAGTATGAAAACAAGAGACTTATTAGTCAAACATGGAGTATCTTGGGCAATGCCAGTATCTTCTGAAGGTGCGCTAAGACTAGGAGCAGAGACTTTACTAGGACTTGGAAGAACAAGAGAAGATGTAATTGATATCTTAACTTACTTTAGAAAAAATGATTACGAAACAATCAAAGAACTCCATGAAAAAGATGAAAAAAGTAAGTAG
- a CDS encoding DNA recombination protein RmuC, whose amino-acid sequence MSNEILIFLTVVFISILITYIVVRLVYEKKLSTLVYEKESIQKEILQRLEYEKIRYEESKKAMNSEFKIRVESYDEKLQLLEDSKKQMKLEFESLANKLFEENSKKSSLNLNQVLNPFKEQLNSFGKRVNDIYNDETQQRVTLLTEIKNLKDLNNQISQDAVNLTKALKGENKTQGDWGEMILSKILEQTGLREGVEYSTQGSFTNVEGKRLRPDVIVHLPQDKDVIIDSKVSLLAYTNYVESEEEIEKEKYAKDLTKSIYAHIKGLSSKNYDEISDLKTLDFVLLFIPIEGAFMLAASKDSNLFKVAFESNIMLVSPSTLFVTLRTIENIWRYEHQNENALIISKKAADLYDKFASFVKDIENIGIHIDRSKKSYDEAINKLSVGRGNLLRRAQEFEELGVKAKKTIDESKLLGE is encoded by the coding sequence ATGTCTAATGAAATTCTAATCTTTTTGACTGTAGTTTTTATATCAATACTAATCACATACATTGTTGTGCGATTAGTTTATGAGAAAAAATTATCAACTTTAGTTTATGAAAAAGAGTCTATACAAAAAGAGATACTTCAAAGACTAGAGTATGAAAAGATTAGATATGAAGAGTCTAAAAAGGCTATGAATAGTGAGTTTAAAATAAGAGTAGAGTCTTATGATGAAAAACTTCAGCTTTTAGAGGACTCTAAAAAACAAATGAAGTTAGAGTTTGAATCTTTGGCAAATAAACTTTTTGAAGAGAACTCAAAAAAGTCATCACTAAATCTAAATCAAGTACTAAATCCTTTTAAAGAGCAACTTAATAGTTTTGGGAAGAGGGTAAATGATATTTATAATGATGAAACACAACAAAGAGTTACATTATTAACAGAGATTAAAAATCTAAAAGATTTAAATAATCAGATATCTCAAGATGCAGTTAATCTAACCAAAGCATTAAAAGGTGAGAATAAAACCCAAGGTGACTGGGGTGAGATGATTTTATCTAAGATTTTAGAACAAACAGGGCTTAGAGAAGGAGTAGAGTACTCGACACAAGGAAGTTTTACAAATGTTGAGGGAAAAAGGCTAAGACCAGATGTAATAGTGCATCTTCCTCAGGATAAAGATGTAATAATTGACTCAAAGGTCTCACTTCTTGCATATACAAATTATGTGGAGAGTGAGGAGGAAATAGAAAAAGAGAAATATGCAAAAGATTTGACAAAATCTATTTATGCTCATATAAAAGGACTAAGTTCTAAAAACTATGATGAAATAAGTGATTTGAAAACTTTAGACTTTGTTTTGCTTTTTATTCCTATTGAGGGGGCTTTTATGTTAGCAGCTTCTAAAGATAGCAATCTTTTTAAAGTAGCATTTGAAAGTAATATTATGCTTGTTTCTCCTTCAACTTTGTTTGTGACTTTACGAACAATAGAGAATATTTGGAGATATGAGCATCAAAATGAAAATGCTTTGATAATCTCAAAAAAAGCAGCTGATTTATATGATAAATTTGCCTCTTTTGTAAAAGATATAGAAAATATAGGTATACATATCGATAGAAGTAAAAAATCTTATGATGAAGCTATCAATAAGTTAAGTGTTGGAAGAGGAAATCTTCTAAGAAGGGCTCAAGAGTTTGAGGAGCTGGGTGTAAAAGCTAAGAAAACTATTGATGAAAGTAAACTGTTAGGTGAATAA
- the soxC gene encoding sulfite dehydrogenase has product MTTKTDSLEKIPFEKDDKISRRNFFKKTAIYSASAITAANILAPVKLKADDLNIVNQVEWGTKLGDRLDKNLYGFPSPYEHNNIRRIHDLLSSGDRYATVSMSPLHQQEGIITPNGLFFCRSHSGIAQVDPSKYRLMLHGLLEKPLVLTLEQLKRYPSESRIYFIECPANGSTGWRGPQFNNLQFVKGMMSSAEWTGVRLSVILEDLGLKPEAQWMLAEGSDDSEMARSIPIEKVLDDAMIVWGQNGEPLRPEQGYPVRLLVPGWEGNLNVKWLKRLKFDSKPWHSKEETSKYTMLQPSGKAIEFFWPMEVNSIITSPCPEVPWTDLKIGDKVEITGIAWSGRGTIKTVDISLDGGKNWVEAYFKGLILPKSWTRFSYIITWDGNPKVLLSRAIDDSGHIQPSIDKLVSKVGVEGIYHRNPIVGWEVTSKGVVNNVHIRS; this is encoded by the coding sequence ATGACAACTAAGACTGACAGTTTAGAAAAAATTCCATTTGAAAAAGATGATAAAATAAGTAGAAGGAATTTTTTTAAAAAAACTGCTATATATTCTGCTAGTGCAATTACTGCTGCTAATATTTTGGCTCCAGTTAAACTTAAAGCTGATGATTTGAATATAGTTAATCAAGTGGAGTGGGGAACAAAATTAGGGGATAGACTTGATAAAAATCTTTATGGTTTTCCTTCACCATATGAACATAATAATATTAGAAGAATTCATGATTTATTATCTTCAGGTGATAGGTATGCAACAGTTTCAATGTCACCATTGCATCAACAAGAAGGAATAATCACTCCAAACGGTTTATTTTTTTGTAGAAGTCATAGTGGTATTGCACAAGTTGATCCAAGTAAATATAGACTTATGCTCCATGGTCTTCTTGAAAAACCATTGGTTTTAACTTTAGAGCAATTAAAAAGATATCCAAGTGAGTCAAGAATATATTTTATTGAGTGTCCTGCCAATGGTTCTACTGGATGGAGAGGACCACAATTTAATAATTTACAATTTGTAAAAGGTATGATGAGTAGTGCCGAATGGACAGGGGTAAGATTATCTGTTATATTAGAAGATTTAGGTTTAAAACCCGAAGCACAATGGATGTTAGCTGAAGGAAGTGATGATTCTGAGATGGCAAGAAGTATTCCTATTGAAAAAGTTTTAGATGATGCAATGATTGTTTGGGGGCAAAATGGTGAGCCTTTAAGACCAGAGCAGGGTTATCCTGTGAGATTATTAGTTCCAGGTTGGGAAGGAAATCTAAATGTAAAATGGTTAAAAAGACTTAAGTTCGATAGTAAACCATGGCACTCAAAAGAAGAAACTTCAAAATATACAATGTTACAACCAAGTGGTAAGGCAATTGAATTTTTCTGGCCAATGGAAGTAAATTCAATAATAACTTCTCCATGTCCTGAGGTTCCTTGGACTGATTTAAAAATAGGTGATAAAGTAGAAATTACTGGTATCGCTTGGTCTGGAAGAGGGACCATTAAAACTGTTGACATTTCTTTAGATGGAGGTAAAAACTGGGTAGAAGCTTATTTTAAAGGATTGATACTCCCTAAGTCTTGGACAAGATTTTCTTATATTATAACTTGGGATGGAAATCCGAAAGTTTTACTAAGTAGGGCAATTGATGATTCTGGACATATTCAACCTTCTATTGATAAATTAGTATCAAAAGTTGGGGTTGAAGGAATTTATCATAGAAATCCTATCGTAGGTTGGGAAGTTACATCAAAAGGAGTAGTTAATAATGTTCACATTAGAAGTTAA
- a CDS encoding c-type cytochrome gives MFTLEVKKTLIGLSLATAVILTGCVELDTPSSDSTTLKKNVDGAVIYPVVNNKYTQYHVNPQDESGFSKYGRTPSANEIKAWNVDIKPDNKDLPEGEGSVSQGEELYDSQCAVCHGDFGVGGKGYPPLQGGMGTLKYQLGLTGNEAPRKTIGSYWPYASTLFWYIKTAMPFPAPKSLSNDEVYAITAYLLSVNDIKVSGKEMDDEFILGKHNFNGIKMNNTDGFYPVSPDRHDLKEQRPPLAQGERCMSNCIQPEPVHIKQNITGFVPPISTEKSLPEEKGKEKSVAQTVYETSCSTCHSNEAIGAPLLGDKEAWTNVMKKGMEAVYKNAINGINSMPPKGGTDLSDEKFKAVVDYMVNSSK, from the coding sequence ATGTTCACATTAGAAGTTAAAAAAACATTAATAGGCTTAAGTTTAGCAACTGCAGTAATTTTAACAGGATGTGTAGAATTAGATACTCCAAGTTCTGATTCTACTACTTTAAAAAAGAATGTTGATGGTGCAGTTATTTATCCAGTTGTTAATAATAAATATACTCAATATCATGTAAATCCTCAAGATGAAAGTGGATTTTCTAAATATGGAAGAACTCCAAGTGCAAATGAAATAAAAGCATGGAATGTTGATATTAAACCGGATAATAAAGATTTACCCGAAGGTGAGGGTTCAGTTTCTCAAGGTGAAGAGCTTTATGATTCTCAATGTGCTGTTTGTCATGGTGATTTTGGTGTGGGTGGAAAAGGTTATCCTCCATTACAAGGTGGAATGGGAACTTTAAAATACCAACTAGGATTAACGGGTAATGAAGCTCCACGAAAAACTATTGGTTCTTATTGGCCATATGCTAGTACACTATTTTGGTATATAAAAACGGCTATGCCCTTTCCAGCACCAAAAAGTTTAAGTAATGATGAAGTTTATGCTATCACTGCTTATTTATTATCAGTTAATGATATTAAAGTTAGTGGAAAAGAAATGGATGATGAATTTATTTTAGGTAAACATAACTTTAATGGTATTAAAATGAACAATACGGATGGCTTTTATCCTGTTAGTCCAGACAGACATGACTTAAAAGAGCAAAGACCCCCTTTAGCACAAGGGGAGAGATGTATGTCAAACTGTATACAACCAGAACCTGTTCATATAAAACAAAATATTACAGGCTTTGTTCCACCAATTTCTACAGAAAAGTCTTTACCTGAAGAAAAAGGAAAAGAAAAATCTGTGGCACAAACTGTTTATGAAACTTCTTGTAGTACTTGTCATAGTAATGAAGCTATAGGTGCTCCATTACTTGGAGACAAAGAAGCTTGGACAAATGTTATGAAAAAAGGTATGGAAGCTGTTTATAAAAATGCTATCAATGGAATAAATTCAATGCCTCCAAAAGGTGGTACTGACTTATCTGATGAAAAGTTTAAAGCAGTTGTTGACTATATGGTTAACTCAAGTAAATAA
- a CDS encoding molybdopterin molybdotransferase MoeA, with the protein MKNIINYEDSLNILNNVFLEEKIKEKLFLTNSLGRILAEDIIASENSPAFVTSGMDGYAIKSEDQKLSTIKITDDNPAGSVIESKVENGTCIKTFTGSLMPEGADTLLPVENIEVINNSIRINQKVPKGFAVRDIGENYKENEVLLKKGTQIGFAEIGVIASLNISQVSVYSQVVVSIASTGSEILDIGEVQTNISQIRSSNHLTVEALAKRAGAKTIQMGTIKDDMDSITQMMKTALNNSDIVVTTGGVSKGDYDFVQDVVKEKLGAEVLFHGVTIKPGGPILIAKKDNKIIISLPGFAYSSTVCAILYLLPMIYKYEGSKKELPIVKARINQDFPVKIKKTVFTACNVKYENGEYTIDFEGKKQGTSAILTNLLGSPALLIQAKDSDDIKAGDFVDILLLNELN; encoded by the coding sequence ATGAAAAATATAATAAATTATGAAGATTCATTAAATATCTTAAATAATGTTTTTTTAGAAGAAAAAATTAAGGAAAAGTTATTTTTAACAAACTCATTAGGAAGAATACTAGCAGAAGACATCATTGCAAGTGAAAACTCACCAGCTTTTGTTACATCTGGAATGGACGGTTATGCCATCAAAAGTGAAGATCAAAAATTAAGCACTATCAAAATAACAGATGATAACCCAGCAGGAAGTGTTATTGAATCAAAAGTTGAAAATGGAACTTGCATAAAAACATTTACTGGCTCTTTGATGCCAGAAGGTGCAGATACTCTTTTACCAGTTGAAAATATTGAAGTAATAAATAATTCTATAAGAATCAATCAAAAAGTACCCAAAGGTTTTGCAGTAAGAGATATTGGTGAAAATTATAAAGAAAATGAAGTTTTATTAAAAAAAGGTACTCAAATAGGTTTTGCAGAGATTGGAGTAATAGCTTCACTTAATATATCACAAGTAAGTGTTTATTCTCAAGTGGTAGTAAGTATTGCAAGTACAGGAAGTGAAATACTAGATATTGGAGAAGTTCAAACAAATATATCACAAATAAGAAGTTCAAATCATCTTACCGTTGAAGCCTTAGCTAAAAGAGCTGGTGCAAAAACTATTCAAATGGGAACAATTAAAGATGATATGGATTCAATTACCCAAATGATGAAAACAGCTTTAAATAACTCGGATATAGTTGTTACCACTGGTGGTGTATCAAAAGGTGATTATGACTTTGTACAAGATGTTGTAAAAGAGAAACTTGGAGCTGAAGTTTTATTCCATGGAGTAACTATTAAACCAGGAGGTCCAATATTAATAGCTAAAAAAGACAATAAGATAATTATCTCCCTTCCAGGATTTGCATATAGCTCAACAGTATGTGCTATTTTGTATCTACTTCCTATGATTTATAAATATGAAGGTTCTAAAAAAGAACTTCCTATAGTAAAAGCCAGAATAAATCAAGACTTTCCTGTAAAAATAAAAAAGACTGTGTTTACAGCTTGTAATGTTAAATATGAAAATGGTGAATATACTATTGACTTTGAAGGTAAAAAACAAGGAACAAGTGCAATATTGACAAATCTTTTAGGAAGCCCTGCTTTACTTATACAAGCTAAAGATAGTGATGACATAAAAGCTGGTGATTTTGTTGATATATTATTATTAAATGAGTTGAACTAA